In Phaseolus vulgaris cultivar G19833 chromosome 3, P. vulgaris v2.0, whole genome shotgun sequence, the sequence TATCTAtcagaaattttaaaaaaataaaaatttaaactttttatactaTAATAATACTAATTCATTTTGACAATTAAATTTCCTATTAGAATAgttgttttataaaataataatacgtgattatttaattattatttttttctaaaaaatgttTGAACAAGCATACCCTGAAGCACCTAGTGGTCATCATGTGACTTTTAATTAAGTGGATTTTCTAAACTGTTTgtttgaacattttttttcaaatacatgCTCATTACATGTTTTAAGTTAGGTGCTAAATAACTACagtaaaatgtttatttttaatttttttaagtagaaCTAAGACTTGTTCAAATCATAAGACAGAATTAATTCATTAATCAagattaaaaaactaaataattttattagtaataagaaATTTATCTTCTTGGGCAAGTATCTTTTGTGGTAGTATGAGAAAATTCATTGGtgatttttctgtttttcttgatTCTTGATCTCTGCTAAGTTTATATGTGTTATTCTTATTCTtgaaaaattacataaaatttgTTACAAATTTTTATGGTTAGAGAATGATTCTTCCTCTGTGCTGGTCAGTTATGTGTTGTTCTCCAGGATAGAACTCATGTTCCTTAGTTTATCATAAAtagatggaatacttgtcttatcTATAAACacatttcttttaaattctCACATTGTAGAGAATGTGATTATTGTGCTTGATAAGCTAGTTAACTTAGGTTTCCTTCGTAGACATAACTTTAGGCTTTCTTCGTAGAGAGAACTTTGTTTCGTACAATAGACTGCCTTCCAATTTATTCttggaattttttttccataataGGCATATGTTACCTATGTTGGTTGATTtagttgttgttttcttttgtagttttggtctagtctcaCATAGTTGTTTgtattcttcttttctttcttttttaataatacttcaTTTTCAGGTTTCATGTAATGGTAGATGATtgttaaaatctaaaatatcaaTTTGGATGAGATCTCAAGTTTAGTGATGTCTAACCACCCTTCTATTAATACGAcacatttgaatttttaaaactatttttattaattgtagTTGCAATAATCTTAATATCTTTCCTAATTAATATATCCACTGCTTCAATTTATATTGACGAgaatattaaaaattagttCTTTAAATCTTCTTTGTATGAAGATACAAAAATAGACTATAAAATGCCAAGACATTATTAATGcatttgatttattattcaTTGAAAATTTAGGAAACAATTAGTAGTTAAGGATACTTTTACAAAAAAAAGTCAAAACTAATCCTCAGAAAAAGTACTTAGTCTAACTTTGAAGTTGGTCAAAGTTTATATAGAGAATTTATTATAAGAACTAAGGAAGGcatttaatagtataattaataaattcaaaCGTGCAAGCAATTCTACTAAAAAATGTAGTGAAAAAGCACTTTCACTTTCCTTAGTGGATTTTTCACATGACGAGGACAGAAGCATCTGCATGACAGATCAACACTTCAGCCATTTTTTTGTTTAGTAGTGTTTTTGCAAGaccaataattttgttttatataaggTTCATAGTTTTTCATGTTTTCCACACAGAAGTTACAGAAACTGCTTAAGCTATTCACAATGGATAGGTTGCGTTCACTCTTTTCATTTTCTAGCCAAAAACGCGATTCAATGCCCTCTCTGCAACATAAGTTGCTAGATGAAGAAAGCATTGCTCAATCAGAGCCAAACACACACTTTAAGAAGCCTGGATGGAAAGCCATGCCTTACGTTCTGGGTCTGTCTCTCAAAACTTTGTTATACCTTTTTTAGGCTGAAATAGCCTTgtctctcattttttttttatttgaagttCATCTTCTAAATAATGAGTTTCTACATACACTGATTGATTCTTGCATCAGTGTTAATGTTAAATTGTATGAGACAAAAACTGGTATGTCTGACATATTTCCTAGTTTGTCACGTTTTACTAAGGGATCCAAAATGAACATTCTGAATTCAAAGAGACCAAACTGAAAggataaaaaaacagaaaataagaGACCAAGATAATATTTTAGCAAGCATTTTATGTTCATACTTGACAATTCAATTGTGGTTTGGGCTATAATTGAAATGAAATGTGCAGGAAATGACACAATTGAGAGGCTAGCAACATCTGGAATGCAGGCGAATTTTGTGGTGTATTTGATGAAAGTGTATAACATGGATCAGGTTCTTTCAGCAAACATTTTGAACACTTGGCTTGCTGTCTCCAACATTACTCCTCTGATTGGAGCCTTTTTTGCTGATGCCTACTTTGGAAAGTTTCGAACAATTGCCCTTGCATCCTTTGCTAGCCTTGCGGTATCTTTTACTTTCCTGTAGATTGATTATAATTTATATCTTATGTTTTTCTTGATATACAATTGCAATAAAAGCAATGGTGAATGTTTAACAATTTGGATTATAACCTTTGTTTCTAATTGACTAGGGCATGATTATTGTGATGCTAACTTCTTGGGTGCCACAATTTCATCCTGCACCATGCTCCATTGAGCAGCTGCGAGGTGGTGTGTGCTCAGGCATATCAAATTTCCAAATGGGTGTCTTAGTTTTTGGTCTGTTCTGGTTATCTATTGGTTCTGGTGGAATAAGGCCTTGCAGTGTTCCCTTTGCCGTTGAACAATTTGATTTGACCACTGCTGAAGGAAGGAATGAAAGTAACAGATTCTACAGTCTGTACTTCGCCACACAAACACTGGTCATGTTGACCAACCAAACTCTATTGGTTTATATCCAGGATTCTGTTAGTTGGACCCTTGGTTTTGCATTGCCCACGGTTTATATGATTGTTTccatttgttttttctttgctGGTTCCAAAGTTTATGCCTATGTTCAGCCTGCGGGAAGCAACTTTTCTAGCATAGCTCAAGTGGTAGTTGCAGCACAACGCAAGCGCCATTCTCATTTGCCTGCTGCCGAGGACACACAAGGAGCATTTTATGATCCACCACTCCAACATGATTCAGAAAGAAAGATGCTTCTTACAAAGGAGTTTGGGTAAATAATATCTTAGATTAAATGTTAATTTAGTCCCTGAAATTATAATCTGCTTCttaatttggtttttaaattagtatcccCGAGCAAATTAGCTTATTTATTAAGTTCTTGAATTTCACAACCATAATTTAATCCTGGATGTCAGAGGATCAAATTGAGTAATAGTTGCTAATGTCAATAACTTGCTTTCCTACAATATGAATGATTGAATCAAGTAAATTCAAATACTGACCAATATTTGTTGTGTTActgatttgtttttgtttcttagaCACTTAAACAAAGCTGCTTTAGTTCTGGAGAATGAATTGGAAGATGATGGATCGAACAAAAACCCTTGGAGACTTAGTAGCATCCAACGAGTGGAAGAGCTCAAATGCTTGTTTAAAATCATGCCGATATTCGTAACCAGCATCATAGTGAACATTCCCTTAGGACAGCAAGCAATATTTGGAGTATCACAGGCCATGAAAATGGATAGGCACTTGGGACATAACTTTGAGATTCATCCTGGCTCAGTAAATGTGATAATGCTGGTGGCAATAGGCATAGTGCTCCCATTCTATGATCGAATTGTTGTTCCTGCACTAGAGAAAGTAACAAAGCAAGAAGGGGGACTCACAACCCTTCAAAGGATTGGATTTGGACATGCTTTTGGTTTTCTATCAATGGTGGTTTCAGGGTTGGTGGAGATCAAGAGAAGGGAATTGGCAATTTCATCTGGTGCATCTGATGGGGTTGCACCCATATCAGTGCTGTGGCTGGCTCCCCAGTTCATTCTTTTAGGATGTTGTCATGTGTTTGCAACAGTTGGCCACATTGAGTTTTTCAACAATGAGTCACCTGAGGGGTTGAGAAGTGTTGCCAATTCCTTGCTATGCCTCAATCTTTCAGCTGCTAGTAACGTGAGCAGCTTCATAGTAAACATTGTGCATTCTTTCACTGGCAAGCAAGGCCAACCAGATTGGCTTGATGGTGACATTAATAAGGGCAGATTGGAGTACTTCTATTTCGTCATTGGAGCATTTTGCTTGTTAAACATGTTATGCTTCATACTTTCTTCTCGTAGCTATCATTATAAGGCCTTTGTCAAAACCTGATGGATCTATGCAGATTGGATTCAAATTTCATTTCAGTAGTATTTGTAATATAGATATGTACTAAATAACCATGCAAGTAAAACTCCAATTCTATCTATACCAACGATTCTCTATATTGGATTTATCACTGAATGAAGTTTAAATTATCTGCAAACAAATCATGTTCCTTCAGACAAATCATGTTCCTTCAGACAGATCATGTTCCACCATGCTATTTGTCTGCACATTGCAAAGAGCATTTCCGTGTAATGTTTCATTCGATTCTGTATTCActttttgtaatttgttttcGATCCAATATAACTGATACAGGTTTCTTTTTTAAACTGTTTGAGAtgctttcttttttatataatctaataaatatttctatTCATTGCTAAAATCACAGTAATCTAGTGaatttatcaaataaataaaaaattcaaaacaaagaTAATGACTTCGAAAATCGTATGACATAGTAATTTGTTggtgctgataaaaaaaagtaatttgttgGATTATAGGAAAATATTCTTGTTAAAATATTGAAGTATTTGATGCTAATAATAAGTAAATAACgaatattaaaaattagtttataaatttatataaatatagaagaggaaaataaaatttaatatacttACGTTCTCAACTGGAAAGAATATAATTTTCTCTAGAAACCTTTTaaataaatacttataaaaaaagaaattttaaGATTGTATCACTGAAAGAAAATTTAATTTGATCGACAGCAAACAAAATGGTCGCCAAGtaccattaatattattattatttatttattatttatcaaaacATTTATGTTGCAGGAAATCATACCAAAGTCCATGACTAGATATACAATCCATCACTACACCAAAATTcatcttattatttttgttattcttattatataatataataataataatattattattactactattattactactattattaatatatgcatAGATAACTATGTAtcgtttttattaatatatgagttttggtctattctatctattttttgtattttttataataataattttttcatgtaATGACAAATGATTGATTCTTGTTATTTAGGTGTTAGTTTAATTAAGATGTCAAGTTAAAATGCCTAATATAGaagatttcataaaaaaaatattaataataataataataatgttattaataatattaatgataataataatattaattaaattctttaattcatattttattttaatatattaatacaaaataataataataataataataataataataataataatatattattattatcttcatTGTTAATATGTTCATTTTAGTTTGtactaatataaaatatgaatattaatattactattattataaattcttattaataataaaaaatttattagtgttattattataattattatcataattatttttaatattattattattatcataaatattattttcttaatattaactattattatcattattattattacatcaaattattaaattaatattttcattttaatatatattaatataaaataaaattattagtattgctattatcataaattattattaattaaaaaatattaatattttttatatttattatcataattatttttcttattattattagtatcataataataataataattattattattattacaaattattaagttaatatttccattttaatatatattaatatacaaGAATTATTAGTATTTCTATTATCCGaaattattatcaataataaaacatcgttaatattattattataattacatgaaattattaaattaatatttttaatttattatgtaactatacaaaataaaattaatatcattataattataaaaaaattattaaaattaaataaattattatgattattattatcataattatttttatgattgttATCAACAGTATTATTATTagctttatttttattattattattattattattattattattattattattattattacttgaaTTATTAATTGATATTGATTGACCTTAAATTATTGATGGATATAGATTGATGTCAAATGATTGacaaatattattgataatattgaTTAACACTCAattactgataaattttatcagcgaaatttttttttacatatcaAATAGTGAAATCAAATTATCGACATAAAGATATCTGTTGGTAAATACAAAATTTCTTGTATTGTATCAACTCATtctctacataaaaaaaaaaaaagaattaacttaaatttaattaaattctaaattagttatttatgaaaatacatatatttctcatttttcaaaattagtttCTTATAAAGAAACTTATATTGTGTTCGAATGCTataataattattcttttaacACTTTTTAGTAGGTCTTAATCTATATGATTAAGATAATCATTTATATGATTAAGATAATCATTGAAACAAAAATATCGCTTATTAACAAATCATATTATTACTTGGAATAAATAATTGTATCAtcgtattattttttattaaaaaatcatgttATTACTTGGAATAAACAATTACATCATCATAACATCACACCAACTTCAAGTGTGAAACCAACAATTATTAAAATGTACAAATTCATCCTAAATACCTCAATTAATCAACAATTTTAATTCTCTTAACAAGtcttaatgtttaatttaaatatgtttactAATTCAACCTACTAATATACCACATCAACAAAATACGCCTATAAGTTCAAATTTCTCAATTGAGACCTAACATTCaaagttttaaatttataaataccatGGAATGGAAATACaaaccaaatttttttcaatctaatttaataaaactaatttcTACACTTTCTACCACCAACTAGTCCAAAACATAATGGATCCATATTTCAACAATgcctaaaaaaaaataaatcatatcttAATTACTATCATAATTTGGCATGCAATAACAAAACTCCACAACATGCAATGAGATTAGGACATGagcaaaaaaaagttattaagaTTTTAGAAACAAAAGTAAACTTGAAACTAGAGACTTGTTTTTATTAGGTAATGAGAAGTTAAAATTATATCGATTCTCACaattataattgttatttttttattagtaaaga encodes:
- the LOC137805811 gene encoding protein NRT1/ PTR FAMILY 2.13-like, with the protein product MDRLRSLFSFSSQKRDSMPSLQHKLLDEESIAQSEPNTHFKKPGWKAMPYVLGNDTIERLATSGMQANFVVYLMKVYNMDQVLSANILNTWLAVSNITPLIGAFFADAYFGKFRTIALASFASLAGMIIVMLTSWVPQFHPAPCSIEQLRGGVCSGISNFQMGVLVFGLFWLSIGSGGIRPCSVPFAVEQFDLTTAEGRNESNRFYSLYFATQTLVMLTNQTLLVYIQDSVSWTLGFALPTVYMIVSICFFFAGSKVYAYVQPAGSNFSSIAQVVVAAQRKRHSHLPAAEDTQGAFYDPPLQHDSERKMLLTKEFGHLNKAALVLENELEDDGSNKNPWRLSSIQRVEELKCLFKIMPIFVTSIIVNIPLGQQAIFGVSQAMKMDRHLGHNFEIHPGSVNVIMLVAIGIVLPFYDRIVVPALEKVTKQEGGLTTLQRIGFGHAFGFLSMVVSGLVEIKRRELAISSGASDGVAPISVLWLAPQFILLGCCHVFATVGHIEFFNNESPEGLRSVANSLLCLNLSAASNVSSFIVNIVHSFTGKQGQPDWLDGDINKGRLEYFYFVIGAFCLLNMLCFILSSRSYHYKAFVKT